The sequence below is a genomic window from Neoarius graeffei isolate fNeoGra1 chromosome 4, fNeoGra1.pri, whole genome shotgun sequence.
TCCTGATATTGACTTGTTTGCAAGTAGACTGAACCACAAGGTTAAGTCCTAGTATGTGTCATGGAAGCCTGACCCACACTCAACATATATAGATGCTTTCTCGTTAAATTGGGGAGAATTTGCTAATGCCTATGCTTTTCCCCCGTTTTGTCTAATTGGCAGGTGCCTACAGAAGGTCACCCTAGAGCAAGCCACCTTGATCATTGTTGTCCCAATGTGGAAAATGCAAGCATGGTTCACCAATTTACTAAGTCTGTTGATCGATCATCCCCGAGTTGTCCGAGTGACCAAGGGAATCCTCTCAAACCCACTGCATGGCAAGGTCCATCCACTGAGTCCCAAACTCCATCTTCTGGTATGCAGAGTATCAGGAAGGAGTTCTCTAAGCACAACATACCTTCAGAAATTATCGAGGTCCTCGTATGTGCCTGGCGAGACGGAACACAGAAGCAATATAACGTCTACCTGCACAAATGGACCCAGTTTTGTTTACAAAGGAAAGTGGATTCCATGCAGCCCACTGTGAATGATGTGCTCGAGTTTCTCCACGATTTGTACAAGAAGGGCTTAGCCTATCCCACTATGAACACAGCGCGTTCGGCTTTATCTAATTATTTAATGGGCACACCCTTATCTGGAACTCGTTATACTGTGGCCAATCATCCATTTATTGTTCGTTATTTCAGGGGTGTTTTCAATTGTCGAAAACCTTTACCCAGGTACTCTGAAACATGGGATGTTGACGTTGTGTTAGATTATATGAAGTTATTATACCCTTTGGACAAGCTTTCATTAAAAGAACTTACGTTAAAGTTAGTGGGCCTTCTTGCCCTTACCTCAGGACAGAGATGTCAAACTTTAGTTCATTTGGATATTGAATGCATGAAGAAAACACAGAATTATTATTTATTCCAACTAACGGAGCACATGAAGCAGAGTAGACCAGGAAATATGTTTGATTCCTTCTACGTAATAAAATACCAGGAACAGGAATTGTGTGTTTATACGACACTAGAACATTATCTTCAGCGAACTTTGTTACATCGTCAGCCTGGACACACAAAACTGTTGCTTTCGTATGTTAAGCCCTTTTCACCAGTTGGAACCAACACAGTAGGTCGATGGATTAAAACACTTCTTGACTTAAGTGGCATAAACACTGCTAACTTTAAGGTGCACAGCACTCGTTCCGCTAGCGAAAGTAAAGCTAGTCAAACGGTTCCAGTAGATACTATTTTGAAACATGTAGGCTGGTCtgcagagtcaacgttccgcaaaTTCTATGACAAACCTGTTGTAACGAATGGTGCTTTCCAAAATGCTGTCCtggaataaaaaattgttttcttGCAAGAATGGTTGTGTCCATAATTGTGCTTTAAAATCTCATGTTAACCGGAAGTATGTCACTGCGATTTGGtagaataataattataatacatggggccaaattactcaattctgattggtcaaccaaggagggctttttttctgAACAcgtggccgtatttctgaaatgctattgcaggggtgtccaaactgatccataaagggccgtgtggctgcaggttttcattccagccatgcagcagcacacctgatttggcttattcaatcaactgacacacccaccctttaatcaagggtgggtgtggctgcaagtatttgactgtgtgaagacagttcagttgattgaatgagccaagtcaggtgtgctattggctagttcgttgcttggttacggttacaaaaattagcaaattttgtcaacaaaatggctgactctgctgactcagcaatgccgcgttttgctatatttgatgaagtaatgataaaccaattgaaagctgcaagtgaaaatgaaaataccaaaaaaaagtacgaatttttggctttccgtgtttaagaaatgggccgcagaaagacaaataaacgactctctagtggcgtatgaatgctgcgagttagacaaggtgctatcgcagttttatgcagaagtgaggaaagaaaacggggaaaactacaaaccagactctcttaaagtaatgcaggcagcattggatcggcatctgagacaagagaaatatccaggatcaatcctgaaagatgttacttttcaagaatcatGAAAAGTCCTCAAGGGAAAAGCAAGAGATTTGCgaaaacaaggaatgctttagaaactgattcaaatgtgcaagatagtctcgcgccctgattggttcagaaaatgtgaatgacaaatgttgtgaacttgaatggcttccgaagtatgaatttggccctatatattataaacaagtaattgtatggttcctcgtaaaattaaggatcagtttcactcgtgattttgacggttttgaaattgccctcgtcACTTCATGACTctggcaattttcaaaacttcaaaatcactcgtgaaatttaatccttaattttactcggccccatacaattacctatactactactactactacatttCTTGTCTCCAGAAAGTGTTACTGTGCAGTGTGATAAAATGACGAGGCGACAAAATCGACCAGTTTCACAGCAAACAGTGAAGTTTTATTAAAGATCCACAGGGTGATTAACAGAGAAATGCATCAGATGAGACACAggctttatttaattattttcttcAATGGTACCATGATTAAtgcagcattttctttctttctttctttctttctttctttctttctttctttctttctttcttttaaaaatcGCCATTAATTAAGCAAAACAGTTTTCATGCTTTTTTTAAAGATCAAAATAACAAATTTCAGGTTAAGAAGAAGCTTAGCAATCAATTTGGTTTTTAACTGATTGCTGAACAAAACATTACTGATCAGATTAAAAACTAGTTTTAGCAGTTTGTTCCTGGAAACACACTGAACGGCTGACCATACAGTTTAGAGAGTCGGCGATTCAGGTTGGCCATGGAGGGATTCCGGACATTGAAATCCACCATCCTAGCGAGGTAGGCCTTTGAAATGATTTGACCCTGATTGATGTCACAACAGAAAGCAGCCCAGAAATATCCGGGAATGTTAACACCTTGAGGTTTTTCTCTATTTTGTCTTCTTATGGGGATCCATTTATCCCCTGGAACCACCCCAGTCACTATATAAGTGGGGTTTTCTCTACTTGGTCTGCACATCTTCTGTATGTAATCCTTCATCGGTATCTCTACTTTTTGTTCCCATTCATTATTTTGACCTGGTGTTTGTGGTGCTATATTAGTAAATGTGAAGGTGGAATCTGCCTGAGCCTGATCAGAAGCAAACAAATGTGGAAACACATGACCTTTCGTATACACACTGCTCTCTGCATAGTCTCTGTCCACAGCCTGGTGAGAATATTGTTCCATCTCAGCAGGAGAGATCACAATCATCATCGCTCGACTGTCTTTCCTGTTTTCCAGCTGTTATGAATGAAGAGAAAGAAGCTGTTAGTCAGTGAAAAACACTGATCTCTACATAAAATATCTGGACAGCTCATTGGCCAGTGaaggtgaagccatctggccgccagatTACCAGTCACATTGGATCGGTATGGTCATATCTCTGCTGAGGAAGCCACACAAAACTGGACATGttatttatagtgtgtgtgtgtgtgtgtgtgtgagagagagagaatggttgatttttgtggggtgtttgtgttttaatcataatttACAGTATTCAGTACATTTTATCATCATGGACACATTCAGGAAGATTACTgcagattttattattattattattattattattattgaccaaATAGAAAATAGATAGACAATACATGCATAAGAAAGTGTATATAAAGATAGCGTATATAAAGATATGAAAGGAATGGGAGGTAAagctgagaaaataagaggaggtaatgaaacggaaaaaagtcaggaaatacttttcttggggcaaatttgattggaTAGGGCCACTGAGCTCTACGTAAAAATCTAGAAAGCTCATAGCTTGTGCCCCACAGTTTAAacaagtgaagccatctggccgccatattaccacaccCATCATGTGTATTTGGCTTATGAGTTAAACTgtggtatccgatcaaattttccccaataaaagtatctcctgacttttttcctttcattccctcctcttattttctctactttacccacattccttacatatcgttatagtgctccccttcactgttattgctccccctttttccagttcagtctctaatCAGTTTATTGAATGGCTCATTTACAACTATAATTAttcagtttttctttgtacaggaGATCATATATCAGACGCCATCCAAGAAATAAGCCACTGACTGGgaaatatgaccaaccctgatttaagagtacttaTCAATCTACTCACACTCCATTTAAACTAAAATCATTGTTAAAACAGACAATCTCAcccattttgtcaatttgtgcaagtAGGCGTGTGTAGATGATCTACATTGTCAGTTGTGCTTAGTCTTTAGTAAAAGAAAATAACTCctgaccaaactagaacaataacatctctctttttatttgcatccctcactgccatttctgcctaaggctacggtccttctttcatttaggctCCTGAGGCTCGTTTACTCCCTTCGTTTTACTTTTTGAATTTGAGCCGTTGAGCTTGAGctctcacattcaatatcaaacatgtctagactttggctttgatcCAGTCCAGGACATTTCCACTGAAAATCTGACCCAGTCACAGTGTTCATTCCAGACATCagtgtcagattttcaacaaaaacagacaagacgaTGAGACGGATTTtctgttatttttttctttcactcttgcaaaccatcataaaatgctatAGGGGGTCCATGCAAACAGCACTGTGCGCACACCTGTATCAATGGTCACACACGATCAATACTCACAGatgaaatgtccgtccacaacctCTGACTTGacgattcttttaagttcgtttcttaagacacgtatttttaagtatgttacctcgcttgttgacagtttcggcgaacacttccgccttcttcaaaacagtcaccagatgtcgagtggtgacgtgccttatcagctgatgttactctatggaggcgtgaacatcccgcccaatttgacaggtagtccacgcctcctgctgtcaggtcgctgccccaggactgcgctccaggtgtgcgacagcgcgtacgctccctcatcccggttcatggtcctctgcgcccgcttacgtatctccactgcctccaaaatccaacgctggtatctattctcttcagcgcgaatgactctggcctcttcccaattcataatatgattttgtcgtttgcagtggtctgaaatggctgattttaagttttcttggtttgctttttcttttttcggatcttgtgagtctttttgttgtttctttttcacattctaattggtgttctttcctgcgagtgtggaagcatctgcctgtttcaccaatatagactttattgcatgagcggcaagggatttcatatatgatattgcatttattgtccagttgtattttatctttggggtgaactagcagctgtcggaggttcttgtatggtttgaccggggtgttgatgtggtatttcctcatggatcgttggatgtgttctgtgactccttttatgtatggtagtgtgacaaagccccggtttgttttttctgtgttttttcttgtttgtttgtttctttcctttttttgtgtctgtgattttccttttcgaattgcccacggtggatattggcagttttttaatgcctgttggatgtgttgttcctcctcctgtctgtctttctcctccgtgatgttctgtgttcggtcgtatagtgttctgattactgacattttgtgtgcgatgggatgttcagatgtccagagaagatattggtcggtgtgtgtaggttttctgtatgttgtaattctgatgttcccttcttctgtgtggtgtatttttaggtccagaaatgctattgtcttgtccgtttcctcttcgtgtgtgaatttgatgttgcctgtcttgtctatggagtttagatgatccgtgagttgttgtgtgtggcctgttttggttatttcaagaatgtcatcaacatatcttttccagaagataggttt
It includes:
- the LOC132884731 gene encoding endonuclease domain-containing 1 protein-like, with the translated sequence MKLLALVLLLAAFSSPTLTEVVGFFQQSCPSFFIRNPANQNQIIVPTVFSGSQYQKICQRLENNYRFATLYDTERRIPVYSAYKYTGYKETVRNEEWKNEPQLENRKDSRAMMIVISPAEMEQYSHQAVDRDYAESSVYTKGHVFPHLFASDQAQADSTFTFTNIAPQTPGQNNEWEQKVEIPMKDYIQKMCRPSRENPTYIVTGVVPGDKWIPIRRQNREKPQGVNIPGYFWAAFCCDINQGQIISKAYLARMVDFNVRNPSMANLNRRLSKLYGQPFSVFPGTNC